One window from the genome of Diospyros lotus cultivar Yz01 chromosome 11, ASM1463336v1, whole genome shotgun sequence encodes:
- the LOC127813597 gene encoding pheromone-processing carboxypeptidase KEX1-like yields MKTYGQLVSVNTSRKWYVNDPYVLATQAEQVFYIGDMKNGSSWKIVQKVCPRNVYDVPENVEEGERLILNDEPYQQYEINDVIEVEQIDAENIGSLLREDVFPDEIDASIVVPNKKLVQTRDETDDSCSDEEDYNEEDDTIIDYCDDDVDDKEDDGGSEDDEDEDDG; encoded by the exons ATGAAGACATATGGTCAACTAGTGAGTGTTAATACGAGTCGAAAATGGTATGTTAATGATCCCTATGTACTAGCCACACAAGCAGAACAAGTTTTTTATATTGGTGACATGAAAAATGGAAGCAGTTGGAAAATTGTGCAGAAAGTATGTCCTAGAAATGTATATGATGTTCCAGAAAATGTAGAAGAAGGTGAAAGGTTAATTTTGAATGATGAACCATATCAACAATATGAGATAAATGATGTTATTGAGGTTGAACAAATAGATGCAGAAAATATAGGATCATTACTTCGAGAAGATGTGTTTCCAGATGAAATAGATGCTAGCATTGTTGTTCCAAATAAGAAATTGGTCCAAACAAGAGATGAAACTGATGATAGTTGTAGTGACGAAGAAGATtacaatgaagaagatgatactattattgattattgtgatgatgatgttgatgataaagaagatgatggtggtagcgaagatgatgaagatgaagatgacg gataa